From the Candidatus Bathyarchaeota archaeon genome, the window AAAAGATCTTCGAGGATATGCATACGTGATACAACTCTGCATGTATTGTAGGCTAACCAGCCTTCCAAGTAATCATCTGCGATGTAAGTAACTTTATTCTCTCCTGTTCTTTCGGTCCTTGGGAACCGAGCTGCTGTAGAAGCCATCTGCTTTTCAGAATACAAAATGTCTATTCTAACTGGAGAGGCTACTCTTTGAGGGGTGAATGCCTCCAAGTTACGCATTGCTTTGCATGAAGCT encodes:
- a CDS encoding M55 family metallopeptidase, whose product is ASCKAMRNLEAFTPQRVASPVRIDILYSEKQMASTAARFPRTERTGENKVTYIADDYLEGWLAYNTCRVVSRMHILEDLLMFMVKALTDDMQQVKERKKEWEEQRRKRIKSEQPFPSVKY